From one Streptomyces sp. NBC_01478 genomic stretch:
- a CDS encoding enoyl-CoA hydratase/isomerase family protein — protein MSRTLRRHVHIDNHPSARAAASAASTDEEGSYVPRIRLDTEGPVVTLRLDNPPMNAFDSPQREELSARVRELADSPAVRAVVLYGGERLFAAGADIKALAAMGPEEIRGWNRALQRTFDEVSRLPMPVIAAVTGYALGGGMELALAADYRVAAEDAVFAQPEVQLGIMPGSGGTQRLSRLIGPSRAKNLLMTGRRVKAEEALRLGLVDEVVPTGEALKAAQTYARLLSEGPPAALEAIKEAVDHGTDASMAAGLALERSLFTGVFGTEDATTGLRSFLNRRKKSAP, from the coding sequence ATGAGCCGCACTTTACGACGGCACGTGCACATCGACAACCACCCGAGCGCACGTGCCGCCGCTTCCGCCGCTTCCACCGACGAGGAGGGTTCCTACGTGCCACGCATCCGGCTGGACACCGAAGGACCGGTCGTCACGCTCCGCCTCGACAACCCGCCGATGAACGCCTTCGACTCCCCGCAGAGAGAGGAGCTGTCCGCCCGCGTACGCGAGCTGGCCGACTCCCCCGCGGTACGGGCCGTGGTCCTCTACGGCGGCGAACGCCTCTTCGCCGCGGGCGCCGACATCAAGGCCCTGGCCGCGATGGGCCCGGAGGAGATACGGGGCTGGAACCGCGCGTTGCAACGCACCTTCGACGAGGTATCGCGGTTGCCCATGCCGGTGATCGCGGCGGTCACCGGCTACGCCCTCGGCGGCGGCATGGAACTGGCCCTGGCCGCCGACTACCGGGTGGCAGCAGAGGACGCGGTCTTCGCCCAGCCGGAAGTGCAGCTAGGCATCATGCCCGGCTCCGGCGGCACCCAACGCCTGTCCCGCCTGATCGGCCCGTCCCGCGCGAAGAACCTCCTGATGACCGGCCGCAGGGTCAAGGCGGAGGAGGCGCTACGACTGGGCCTGGTCGACGAGGTCGTCCCCACGGGCGAGGCCCTGAAGGCCGCCCAGACCTACGCCCGCCTCCTGTCCGAGGGCCCACCGGCAGCCCTGGAAGCGATCAAAGAGGCGGTCGACCACGGCACGGACGCAAGCATGGCGGCGGGCCTGGCTCTTGAACGCTCCCTGTTCACAGGCGTGTTCGGCACAGAGGACGCAACGACGGGCCTCCGCTCATTTCTCAACAGGCGTAAGAAAAGCGCCCCTTAA
- a CDS encoding acyl-CoA synthetase yields MHNFASILDYHLAQRPDAVAVVQDERSLTVRQLHERVNQLAAGLAELGVGRGDVVGLLLYNQPEFLELVHATNRLGAVFLPLNYRLSEEEWQYILGHAQAKVIVTEPEFVRAVERSAGCLTDLEHRILIGGGEPPEEPWTDYEELLARHKGERVEPVDVELDDLQRLMYTSGTTSRPKGVRITYGNLEAKNLAHIVHFGLTAADTTLVCGPLYHVGGLDMPALGVLHAGGSVVLQRKFDPQGVLDAIEKHRVTNVWLAPAMVNAVLEVPNREEYDTSSVRFILGGGEKTPEPVLRRVMTAFPNAWFADAYGLTETVSGDTFLDREHALSKLGSVGRPVPHTRVRIVDDTGVEVPAGELGEITLRGPKVFAGYWRDEKATAAALRDGWFHTGDIGHVDEDGFLYIDDRKKDMIVSGGENIATPEVERVLYEHPAVLEAAVVGLNHPRWGEVPRAFVVFRPGEGAGAEELREFCRARLAKFKVPARFDIVDELPRTPSGKVLKRTLRDIPAEG; encoded by the coding sequence GTGCACAATTTCGCGAGCATCCTCGATTACCACCTGGCGCAGCGGCCCGACGCCGTGGCCGTCGTCCAGGACGAGCGTTCTCTGACCGTCCGTCAACTGCACGAGCGCGTGAACCAGTTGGCGGCGGGCCTGGCCGAGCTGGGCGTCGGGCGCGGCGATGTCGTAGGTCTGCTGCTCTACAACCAGCCGGAGTTCCTGGAACTGGTGCACGCCACCAACCGGCTCGGCGCGGTGTTCCTGCCGCTCAACTACCGCCTCTCCGAAGAGGAGTGGCAGTACATCCTGGGGCACGCCCAGGCCAAGGTGATCGTCACCGAGCCGGAGTTCGTCCGGGCGGTCGAGCGCAGCGCCGGGTGTCTGACGGATCTGGAGCACCGGATTCTGATCGGTGGGGGCGAGCCGCCCGAGGAGCCGTGGACCGACTACGAGGAGTTGCTCGCCCGGCACAAGGGGGAGCGGGTGGAGCCCGTGGACGTCGAACTCGACGATCTTCAGCGGCTCATGTACACCTCCGGGACCACGTCACGTCCCAAGGGCGTTCGCATCACCTACGGAAACCTCGAGGCCAAGAACCTCGCGCACATCGTCCACTTCGGTCTTACGGCGGCGGACACCACGCTGGTGTGCGGCCCGCTCTATCACGTGGGCGGTCTGGACATGCCTGCCCTCGGGGTCCTCCACGCGGGCGGGAGCGTCGTACTTCAGCGGAAGTTCGATCCGCAGGGTGTCCTGGACGCGATCGAGAAGCACCGGGTCACCAACGTGTGGCTGGCGCCCGCCATGGTCAACGCGGTGCTTGAGGTGCCCAACCGGGAGGAGTACGACACCAGCTCGGTCCGCTTCATCCTCGGTGGTGGCGAGAAGACTCCCGAACCGGTGCTGCGGCGCGTCATGACCGCGTTCCCCAACGCCTGGTTCGCCGACGCCTACGGCCTGACCGAGACCGTCTCCGGCGACACCTTCCTCGACCGCGAGCACGCGCTGTCCAAGCTGGGCTCGGTCGGGCGTCCCGTGCCGCACACGCGCGTGCGGATCGTCGACGACACGGGCGTCGAGGTTCCGGCCGGTGAGCTCGGCGAGATCACCCTGCGCGGGCCGAAGGTCTTCGCCGGGTACTGGCGGGACGAGAAGGCCACGGCGGCGGCCCTGCGGGACGGCTGGTTCCACACCGGCGACATCGGGCACGTCGACGAGGACGGCTTCCTCTACATCGACGACCGGAAGAAGGACATGATCGTCTCGGGCGGCGAGAACATCGCCACGCCCGAGGTGGAGCGCGTGCTGTACGAGCACCCGGCCGTTCTGGAGGCCGCCGTGGTCGGGCTCAACCATCCCCGCTGGGGTGAAGTCCCGCGCGCGTTCGTGGTGTTCAGGCCCGGCGAGGGCGCCGGCGCGGAGGAGCTGCGGGAGTTCTGCCGGGCCCGTCTCGCCAAGTTCAAGGTGCCGGCCCGCTTCGACATCGTCGACGAACTGCCCCGCACCCCGTCCG